In the Pan paniscus chromosome 19, NHGRI_mPanPan1-v2.0_pri, whole genome shotgun sequence genome, CTCCAccacccctccctcttccctctgcaGCTCCTGTCCCCAGCCTGGGGAAGGAGAGATATTTGTTACCTGGAAAGACGAACAGAGAGATCAGTAAAGACTCATCGGGGCCCCGTTTTTCGACCCCACACCAGTACTCCCCAGCGTCTTGCAGGGTGAGGTTCCACAGGGTCACAATGAGCGAGAGCTCCTGGCGGCTGTCACGGATGGACACCCTGCCCTTCATTGTCTCCTGGCCTTCTTCTTCTGCATAGATGGTGCCAGAGCAGCGAGAGAAGAGGATCCCACCCTTCCTGCACCAGTACTTCCGGTGGTCCCTCAGCTCTTCCCTGTAGGTGCACTGCAGGGACACGGTGTCCCCTTCGAACCTGCTGATTTCCTCTGGGCCCTCCAGGGCTTCATAACCTAAAATCAGAGCAGGAGTGGAGGTTGGAAAAACCAGGCTCCATGTACCAAGGTCAAGGCCAGAGCTTCCATtttaggaggaggaaggaaggcttTTCTCAGTCATCCCTTCTGGGGACAGCCTTGGAAGAGCCATTACTTCCCTCCCACGCTGGGGGAACTTGGGGCAGGGCTGTTGCTGTTTCCCTAACCCTGGCCCATTGAGGAAGTGGGGTGCAGGGGTGGCGTTCTAGATTCAGATAGAATCTGACAGCCAGATAGCCAGCAGGGTTtctgagtgttttgttttgttttgtttgtttgtttgtttttgagatggagtctcactttgccgcccaggctggagtgcagtggcccgatgtctgctcactgaaacttctgcctcccgggttcaggtgattctcccgcctcagcctcctgagtagctgggactacagccacgtgctgccatgcccagctaattttttgtatttttagtagagatggggtttcaccgtgttagccaggatggtcttgatctcctgaccttgtgatccgcccgcctcagcctcccaaagagcttggattacaggcgtgagccaccgtgcctggttttgttttgtttttagacaggatctcactctgttgcccaggctggagggcaatagtgctcatggctcactgtagccttgacctctggggctcaagcgatcctcccaccttagcctcccactagctaggactacaggtgtgcaccaccatgcctggctaattttgtttgtttgtttgtttgtttgtttgtagaggtggggtctcactattgcCAACTGAACAACCGACATCAGTTGTAGGATTTATCCTGATTTTAAGTGTTagaaggtaaagaaaaagaaagcaaaagaattgATGAAACGTGATAATTCTTCATCTTTCAGGGTTGTGGGGAGAGGCATAGCcgaaattcaacaaatatttgctgagtttaACAGGGCAACCAGATGGGGTGTCTTGTCCGCCTCCAGGCTTGGCACAGGGTAGAAAAATTAAGATTAGAGAGGCAAAGCAACTCTCACAGCCACATTGCCATGAGGGGAAACCCACAGGTCTGGAGAAAACCTGGCTCTAGGTTCCAGAAACAGCAAGTGCGGCCCCGgcgccacccccacctccccccacccccagcccgccccGCTCCCCTagggctgaggaggctgaggataGGTGGGGTGGGGCTATCAGTCAGTCAAGAGGTCCTTCCCCTGCAGACCACAAGGGTGAGCCCCACATCCCTCCCAAGACCCTCTCCCCATCTCACCTGGGAGCAGCAGGCAACCCCATAGCAGGACCAGAAGCCGCATTCTGGGCGCTGGACACCGTGGGAGCAG is a window encoding:
- the CD300LG gene encoding CMRF35-like molecule 9 isoform X5 translates to MRLLVLLWGCLLLPGYEALEGPEEISRFEGDTVSLQCTYREELRDHRKYWCRKGGILFSRCSGTIYAEEEGQETMKGRVSIRDSRQELSLIVTLWNLTLQDAGEYWCGVEKRGPDESLLISLFVFPGSSRPPMQLDSTSAEDASPALSSGSSKPRVSIPMVRILAPVLVLLSLLSAAGLIAFCSHLLLWRKEAQQATETQRNEKVCLSHLNHRTSELDPDEAFEISSLTFLSV